Part of the Caldisericia bacterium genome is shown below.
AGATGCAACACCAATGCTTGTTCCACATCTTTCATGAATTGCGTATTGGGTTTCACCAGATAAAAGTTTTTCTCTCCCTCTTTCACTTGCTTCATATAGATAATTAGGGTCAATTGAACCAAATATATAAAACCCATTTTCTCTTGCATAACCAGAAAGAATACCTTTTTTCCCAGTTTCTTTCTCAATTACATTTATTGTAGCATGCTCTAATGCATGATTTATTCTTAAATCTCTATTTATTGCAATTTCAATAATTTGAAGAGGTACTGTTAATATATTTAATAAACCGTAAATTAAATATCCAAAAGGTAATAAGAAAAGTAGAAAAATTAAAGGAAAAAAGAAAAGTAAGAAAAAAATCAAAAAAATCATCTATTTTTTAAATTTTTCTTCAATTATCTCTTTAAGAGTTGGTTTTCCTATCTCTTGGAGTTCATATTGTACTCTTACATTTTCTTTGTTCATTTTTATCACTCTTGCAAGATTAATTGGGGTAGCAACTATAACAAGATCTGCTGGAATAGAATTTATTACCTCCTCTAATTCTTTTAATTGTTCTTCTCCATAGCCTAAAGCAGGTAGAATTTGAGTTATTTGAGGATATTTCATGAATGCTTCTTTAATTGAACCTTTAATATAAGGTCTCGGATCAACAATTTCTTTTGCTCCATA
Proteins encoded:
- a CDS encoding DUF6391 domain-containing protein — its product is MIFFLLFFFPLIFLLFLLPFGYLIYGLLNILTVPLQIIEIAINRDLRINHALEHATINVIEKETGKKGILSGYARENGFYIFGSIDPNYLYEASERGREKLLSGETQYAIHERCGTSIGVASFLTIIIFILLIILTSSFNLFLLFFAILLGQILGPPLGKFTQRYFTTDPDVKNIKIVNIEYNPTNIYGPFGITYPTRPSSFFIRTQKIKTFKVL
- a CDS encoding GTPase, whose translation is YELIKGKRVLVVEDGPTLTHGNMAYGAGYIAAKKYGAKEIVDPRPYIKGSIKEAFMKYPQITQILPALGYGEEQLKELEEVINSIPADLVIVATPINLARVIKMNKENVRVQYELQEIGKPTLKEIIEEKFKK